The Celeribacter marinus genome window below encodes:
- a CDS encoding TadE/TadG family type IV pilus assembly protein, producing MSILSKLRSTSRRFWQREDGTSTIEFVVIFPAFAMMMMGGYEIGYYTVSHTMMDRGLDLAMRDVRLGKLSPVTASTLKHSVCDYAKYVANCEAKLHIAMEPVDAVGFVAPPTAACLDKTTNAAPNTTFEDGDENELMLVRACINVEPIFPTTWIGGALQPSPTGDLVMSTTAAFVNEPNT from the coding sequence ATGAGTATTTTGTCCAAACTTCGCTCGACGTCTCGCCGCTTCTGGCAGCGCGAGGACGGCACTTCGACCATCGAATTTGTCGTGATCTTTCCCGCCTTTGCCATGATGATGATGGGCGGATACGAGATCGGGTACTACACCGTGTCCCACACCATGATGGACCGCGGCCTTGATCTGGCGATGCGCGATGTCCGCTTGGGCAAACTCTCGCCCGTGACCGCGAGCACGCTCAAACATTCGGTGTGCGACTACGCCAAATACGTCGCCAACTGCGAGGCGAAATTGCACATCGCAATGGAACCGGTAGATGCGGTCGGCTTTGTCGCGCCTCCCACCGCCGCGTGTCTCGATAAAACCACCAACGCGGCCCCGAACACCACGTTTGAAGATGGCGACGAAAACGAGCTGATGTTGGTGCGGGCTTGCATTAACGTTGAACCGATCTTTCCGACAACATGGATCGGCGGCGCGCTACAACCAAGTCCAACAGGCGATCTGGTCATGTCGACCACGGCTGCCTTCGTCAACGAACCCAACACTTAA